One genomic window of Novosphingobium aureum includes the following:
- a CDS encoding CaiB/BaiF CoA transferase family protein has product MENTGALKGLRVVEMGQLLAGPFAGQLLGDMGADIIKVEPPGKGDPLRIWGQGEKKVCWEVVARNKRSVSANMRVPEGQKLVRELIRHADIVIENFRPGTMEKWGLDPAKLLEEQPGLIISRMSGYGQTGPYSTRAGFGGIGEAMGGWRYIVGEPDRAPSRMGVSIGDTLTATYGVMGILAALHVRDTTGKGQIIDAALYESVLQITESLVSEYDSSGFIRQRTGSILPGIAPSNVYYCSDGEYMIGANADPLWKRLSAAMGKPELGDDPRYATHIARGENQTELDEMIGAWTKNYTVEEMDNLMTEYSIPAGRVYRAPEMLADPHFQAREAIVEVETETHGKLKMQSTFPKLSATPSSIRRPAPSKVGQHNAEIYAELLGLDADAIAKMEEEGIV; this is encoded by the coding sequence ATGGAAAATACCGGAGCACTCAAAGGACTTCGTGTCGTGGAAATGGGCCAGCTTCTCGCTGGTCCGTTCGCCGGCCAGTTGCTAGGCGACATGGGCGCGGACATCATCAAGGTCGAACCCCCGGGCAAGGGCGACCCCCTGCGCATCTGGGGCCAGGGCGAGAAGAAGGTGTGCTGGGAAGTGGTCGCGCGCAACAAGCGTTCGGTCTCTGCCAACATGCGCGTGCCCGAGGGCCAGAAGCTCGTACGCGAACTGATCCGCCACGCCGACATCGTGATCGAGAACTTCCGCCCCGGCACGATGGAGAAATGGGGCCTCGATCCCGCCAAGCTGCTCGAGGAGCAGCCGGGCCTGATCATCTCGCGCATGTCGGGCTATGGCCAGACCGGCCCCTACTCGACCCGCGCGGGCTTCGGCGGCATCGGCGAGGCCATGGGTGGCTGGCGCTACATCGTCGGCGAGCCCGACCGTGCGCCGAGCCGCATGGGCGTCTCCATCGGCGACACCCTCACCGCGACTTATGGCGTGATGGGCATCCTCGCCGCGCTTCACGTGCGCGACACCACCGGCAAGGGCCAGATCATCGACGCGGCGCTCTACGAGAGCGTGCTGCAGATCACCGAGAGCCTCGTCTCCGAATACGACAGCTCGGGCTTCATCCGCCAGCGCACCGGTTCGATCCTCCCGGGTATCGCGCCGTCCAACGTCTACTACTGCTCGGACGGCGAATACATGATCGGCGCCAATGCCGATCCCTTGTGGAAGCGCCTCTCGGCCGCCATGGGCAAGCCCGAACTGGGTGACGATCCGCGCTATGCCACGCATATCGCGCGCGGCGAGAACCAGACCGAGCTCGACGAGATGATCGGCGCCTGGACCAAGAACTACACGGTCGAGGAGATGGACAATCTCATGACCGAGTATTCGATCCCCGCCGGCCGCGTCTACCGCGCGCCCGAGATGCTCGCCGACCCGCACTTCCAGGCGCGCGAGGCGATCGTCGAGGTCGAGACCGAGACTCACGGCAAGCTCAAGATGCAGAGTACCTTCCCCAAGCTCTCGGCGACCCCGAGCAGCATCCGCAGGCCAGCCCCTTCGAAGGTCGGCCAGCACAACGCGGAAATCTATGCCGAGCTGCTCGGTCTCGATGCCGATGCCATCGCGAAGATGGAGGAAGAGGGCATCGTCTGA